The Petrotoga sibirica DSM 13575 sequence GACAGAATTTCTATGATATATCAAAGAAAAAGTGGCTAACTTTTTTACTAAAAAACTGTTGAAATTAGCAATTTCTTCTATATTTTCTGCAAATTCTTTTGAACATAAATCGTAAGTGAACAAAATTCTCTCCTTTTGATCCTGGGTTAATTCTTCTAATTTTGTGACTCCAAAAGAACTTGCTATGGCATTAAAGTTTCCCTTCTTTATATCTTTATGGAAATCGTATACACTGTCTACCAAATATATCAAATAAGCGGTCACAATAGGCATGGTTGCGGGAAATCCTTGAGGGAAAAATTTTTCGAATAACATTTCCATAATTTCTTGAGATGGCTTAGCATAATCATCCAAATCCAAATTTTGTTCTTCAACCTTTTGTTGCTTCATTAATAGATGATTGTATTCTTTGATAATCTTGGAGTCAAAGTATTCAAATAGTTTTGATTCCAATTTTTTTAAAACTTTTTTGGGTACTAACTTTCCCTCTAAGTTGTAATCTAAAAGTTTTCCATAGATTATGAGTAAGTTGAGATAAGCATAAGGTGTCATGAAAGAATTACTCGCAGGTTTAACTCTTTTTTTAAATCCTACATATGGGCACCTGAATTCGTTTATGCTCTCAACAGGGTTATTAAGCATTGAAAAGAAAACCACT is a genomic window containing:
- a CDS encoding DUF5685 family protein; protein product: MYGYLSIYFTPTEEERKNYLYYYCGLCHSLKENLGECYRLTTIKEVVFFSMLNNPVESINEFRCPYVGFKKRVKPASNSFMTPYAYLNLLIIYGKLLDYNLEGKLVPKKVLKKLESKLFEYFDSKIIKEYNHLLMKQQKVEEQNLDLDDYAKPSQEIMEMLFEKFFPQGFPATMPIVTAYLIYLVDSVYDFHKDIKKGNFNAIASSFGVTKLEELTQDQKERILFTYDLCSKEFAENIEEIANFNSFLVKKLATFSLIYHRNSVTKILDGGKKDERATNHSRTNKKGRVQKPVFKI